From a single Clostridium isatidis genomic region:
- the disA gene encoding DNA integrity scanning diadenylate cyclase DisA yields the protein MRIKDDEKMKDILKIMSPGTPLREGLENILRAKTGGLILIGDSEEVMNLVDGGFKIDADYSPAYIYELAKMDGAIVISEDLKKIIRANTHLVPEHSITTYETGTRHRTAHRMAKQTGKIVIAISQRRNIITVYKGDLKYVLQDTSVILSRANQAIQTLEKYVKVLDKVISNLDILEFQDLTTVFDVVTAIQRTEMVMRIVEEIERYIVELGNEGRLVSMQLNESIRFIERDGILLIRDYCRSDLDYCEVYEEIQKLSSSELLDLETIAKIIGRQGTSLVDSLISPRGYRILFKLQRIPISVIENLVKHFKKLKYVLEADIEELDNVEGIGEARAKMIKSGLKRIKEQIYLKSEI from the coding sequence ATGAGAATAAAAGATGATGAAAAAATGAAAGATATTTTGAAAATTATGAGTCCCGGTACACCATTAAGAGAAGGTTTAGAAAATATTTTAAGAGCTAAAACGGGAGGATTAATTTTAATTGGTGATAGTGAGGAAGTAATGAATTTAGTTGATGGCGGCTTTAAAATAGATGCAGACTATTCACCAGCTTATATATACGAATTAGCTAAAATGGATGGTGCCATTGTAATAAGTGAAGATTTAAAAAAGATTATAAGAGCTAACACTCATCTAGTTCCAGAGCATTCTATTACTACTTATGAAACAGGAACTAGACATAGAACTGCCCATAGAATGGCGAAGCAGACAGGAAAAATTGTAATTGCTATTTCTCAAAGAAGAAATATTATAACTGTCTATAAGGGAGATTTAAAATATGTCCTTCAAGATACTAGTGTTATTTTAAGTAGAGCTAATCAAGCCATTCAAACTTTAGAAAAGTATGTAAAAGTATTAGATAAAGTAATAAGTAATTTAGACATACTAGAATTTCAAGATTTAACAACTGTCTTTGATGTAGTTACAGCTATACAAAGAACAGAAATGGTAATGAGGATTGTAGAGGAAATTGAAAGGTATATTGTAGAACTTGGAAATGAAGGTAGACTTGTTTCTATGCAGTTAAATGAATCTATTAGATTTATAGAAAGAGATGGAATACTACTTATTAGAGATTATTGTAGGTCTGATTTAGATTATTGCGAAGTATATGAAGAAATACAAAAGTTAAGCTCAAGCGAATTATTAGACTTAGAGACAATAGCAAAGATTATAGGCAGACAGGGAACTTCCTTAGTGGATTCTTTAATATCTCCAAGGGGATACAGAATACTTTTCAAATTACAAAGAATTCCTATATCTGTTATAGAAAACTTAGTAAAGCATTTTAAAAAATTAAAATATGTATTAGAAGCCGATATTGAAGAATTAGATAATGTAGAAGGTATAGGAGAAGCAAGAGCTAAAATGATAAAAAGCGGCTTAAAAAGAATAAAGGAGCAAATCTACTTAAAAAGTGAAATTTGA
- a CDS encoding DUF1573 domain-containing protein codes for MKDIIFDAFQNDVNELLLRHKSILDIITKYSEASSRVNRAVAKSVTNCGCIKISAKKQELPENLDDFRFSLESHLKGKICDNCREIIEAEIGNSLFYLSALCNTLDISLYDVLLKESAKLNILGKFNLE; via the coding sequence ATGAAAGACATAATTTTTGATGCTTTTCAAAATGATGTAAATGAATTGCTACTTCGTCATAAAAGCATTTTGGATATTATAACTAAATATAGTGAAGCTTCTTCAAGGGTAAACAGGGCAGTTGCTAAATCCGTAACTAACTGCGGCTGTATTAAAATCTCTGCAAAAAAACAAGAATTACCTGAAAACTTAGACGATTTTAGATTTTCCCTTGAAAGCCACTTAAAGGGGAAAATATGTGATAATTGCAGAGAAATTATAGAAGCTGAAATAGGAAATAGCCTATTTTATCTAAGTGCTCTGTGCAATACATTAGATATTAGTTTATATGATGTTCTACTAAAGGAATCTGCTAAACTTAATATTCTTGGAAAATTTAATTTAGAATAA
- a CDS encoding PIN/TRAM domain-containing protein, giving the protein MLKKIIRAIFTIIGLISGYIVSGLISEIAALQEISFLSKSIGIISLRIFITVLFGIMFYIISPRIYSSILKLIEYAEKSVQNFTVAELIFGGIGALISLIITSLIALPLNSIDLYGLGPILFVLVNLIFAIISANIFIEKKDDITNILSNMKKGTSNKEKKGKANIKGIPKVLDTSVIIDGRIFDICQTGFIEGPLVIPSFVLDELRHISDSADALKRNRGRRGLDILNKIQKELEIETQIWEGDFPEITEVDSKLLKLAQKLKGKVITNDFNLNKVAEFQGVPVLNINELANSIKPVVLPGEEMKVIVVKDGKEASQGIGYLDDGTMIVVEDGRRFIGDQIVVIVTSVLQTAAGRMIFAKPKE; this is encoded by the coding sequence ATGCTAAAAAAGATTATAAGAGCTATATTTACTATTATAGGCTTAATAAGCGGCTATATTGTAAGTGGATTAATATCTGAAATTGCTGCTTTACAAGAAATATCTTTTTTATCTAAATCAATTGGAATTATATCTTTACGTATCTTTATAACTGTATTATTTGGAATTATGTTTTATATTATATCTCCACGTATATATAGCTCTATTCTAAAACTAATAGAATATGCTGAAAAAAGTGTTCAAAACTTCACAGTTGCGGAACTAATTTTTGGGGGAATAGGAGCTTTAATATCATTAATAATAACATCTTTAATAGCACTACCCTTAAATAGTATAGATTTATATGGGTTGGGGCCAATACTTTTTGTTTTAGTTAACCTGATTTTTGCAATAATATCAGCTAATATATTTATTGAAAAGAAAGATGATATTACAAATATTCTTAGTAATATGAAAAAAGGTACAAGTAATAAAGAAAAAAAAGGAAAAGCAAATATAAAAGGCATTCCTAAGGTGTTAGATACATCAGTAATAATAGATGGTAGAATTTTTGATATATGTCAAACAGGATTTATAGAAGGACCTCTTGTAATACCAAGTTTTGTATTAGATGAGCTTAGACATATTTCTGATTCAGCAGATGCCTTAAAAAGAAATAGAGGAAGAAGAGGTCTTGATATATTAAATAAAATTCAAAAGGAATTAGAGATAGAAACTCAAATTTGGGAAGGTGATTTCCCTGAAATTACAGAAGTAGATAGTAAATTATTGAAACTTGCTCAAAAACTAAAAGGAAAAGTTATAACAAATGATTTTAACTTAAATAAAGTGGCAGAATTTCAAGGAGTTCCAGTTCTTAATATTAATGAATTAGCCAATTCCATAAAACCAGTAGTTTTACCTGGCGAAGAAATGAAAGTTATAGTTGTAAAAGACGGAAAAGAAGCATCTCAAGGTATTGGCTATTTAGATGATGGAACTATGATAGTAGTTGAAGATGGAAGAAGGTTTATAGGAGATCAAATAGTAGTAATAGTTACATCTGTACTTCAAACTGCAGCAGGAAGAATGATATTTGCTAAACCAAAGGAATAG
- the ispD gene encoding 2-C-methyl-D-erythritol 4-phosphate cytidylyltransferase encodes MVSAIILAGGKGKRMGSKVSKQYIQLKGKPILYYTLTKFINSHYIDKIILVLPKDEIEYCKENVLDKYSLKIDKIVEGGKERQDSVYNALKEVDDSEIILIHDGARPFTKNSIIEDGIKYARRYGAAAPGVTPKDTIKIIDENGFSKFTPVRNTLVAIQTPQVFKAEIIKECHKRIKEEGISVTDDTMVVERYNNKVYLYEGDYENIKVTTPEDLILAEKLI; translated from the coding sequence ATGGTAAGTGCTATAATTTTGGCAGGGGGAAAAGGTAAAAGAATGGGATCCAAGGTGAGTAAGCAATATATACAGTTAAAAGGAAAACCCATTTTATATTATACCCTAACAAAATTTATTAATTCCCATTATATAGATAAAATAATTTTAGTTTTACCAAAAGATGAAATAGAATATTGTAAAGAGAATGTTTTAGATAAGTATTCCTTGAAGATTGATAAAATAGTTGAAGGTGGAAAAGAGAGACAAGATTCTGTTTATAATGCCTTGAAGGAAGTTGATGATTCAGAAATTATTTTAATTCATGACGGTGCAAGACCTTTTACAAAAAACAGCATAATAGAAGATGGAATAAAATATGCAAGGCGATATGGGGCGGCAGCTCCAGGAGTTACGCCAAAGGATACTATTAAGATAATTGATGAAAATGGATTTTCTAAATTCACACCAGTAAGAAATACTTTAGTGGCTATACAAACTCCTCAGGTATTTAAGGCAGAAATAATAAAGGAATGTCATAAAAGAATAAAAGAAGAGGGCATATCCGTTACCGATGATACTATGGTTGTTGAAAGATATAACAATAAAGTATATTTATATGAAGGTGACTATGAAAATATAAAGGTTACTACTCCAGAAGACTTGATTTTAGCGGAAAAGCTAATATAA
- a CDS encoding proline--tRNA ligase, translated as MKMSNMLISTLREVPAEAEIDSHKLMLRAGMIRKMASGIYNYMPLGLKVLKNVEDIIREEMNNAGAQEFLASAIIPAELWQESGRWGAYGAEMFRLKDRNDRDFCLGPTHEEVFTDIARNEIKSYKQLPLNLYQIQTKYRDERRPRFGVMRSREFVMKDAYSFDKDQDGLDISYNKMRDAYIKIFERCGIVAKPVDADTGAIGGSGSAEFMVKSEVGEDDVVFCTNCDYAANIEKAPSTPEKAEKEAYKEINKIETPNVRTIEDLIKFFNTTEKKFAKTLIYNADGKIVAVMVRGDREVNEVKLSNALGGVVDLSMASAEEVMKATSAQVGFAGPINLKVDTLLVDKEVANMYNFIVGANETGYHFENVNYGRDFEGIVGDYRNITEGENCPVCGGKITISKGTEVGHIFKLGTKYSEAMNAKFIDENGKEVPFVMGCYGIGVTRTMASIIEQNHDENGIIWPLSVAPYHVNVIAVNIKDEMQMKVANEIYEELKALGVDVIFDDRNERAGVKFKDSDLMGIPMRITVGKKVTEGQVEFKLRTSEVENIKIEEVVARVKEEFEKNKISIR; from the coding sequence ATGAAAATGTCCAATATGTTAATATCAACATTAAGAGAAGTTCCAGCAGAAGCAGAAATAGATAGCCATAAACTAATGCTAAGAGCTGGTATGATAAGAAAAATGGCTTCAGGAATATATAATTATATGCCATTAGGTTTAAAGGTTTTAAAGAATGTTGAAGATATAATAAGGGAAGAAATGAATAATGCAGGAGCTCAAGAATTTTTAGCATCAGCAATTATTCCAGCAGAACTTTGGCAAGAATCAGGAAGATGGGGAGCTTATGGAGCAGAAATGTTTAGGTTAAAAGATAGAAATGATAGAGATTTTTGTCTTGGACCAACTCATGAAGAAGTATTTACTGATATAGCAAGAAATGAAATAAAATCCTATAAACAATTACCATTAAATCTTTATCAAATACAAACTAAGTATAGAGATGAAAGAAGACCAAGATTTGGCGTTATGAGATCAAGAGAGTTTGTAATGAAGGACGCATATAGCTTTGATAAGGATCAAGATGGATTAGATATTTCTTACAATAAAATGAGAGATGCTTATATCAAAATTTTTGAAAGATGCGGAATAGTAGCTAAGCCAGTTGATGCTGATACAGGAGCTATTGGAGGATCTGGTTCTGCTGAATTTATGGTTAAATCAGAAGTTGGAGAAGATGATGTAGTGTTCTGTACAAATTGCGATTATGCAGCCAATATAGAAAAGGCACCATCAACTCCAGAAAAAGCTGAAAAGGAAGCTTATAAAGAAATAAACAAGATAGAAACACCTAATGTAAGAACTATAGAAGATTTAATTAAATTCTTTAATACAACAGAAAAGAAATTTGCTAAAACCTTGATATACAATGCAGATGGTAAAATAGTTGCAGTTATGGTTAGGGGAGACAGAGAAGTTAACGAAGTTAAGCTTTCTAATGCCTTAGGCGGAGTTGTTGATTTAAGTATGGCAAGTGCTGAAGAAGTTATGAAGGCCACAAGTGCACAAGTAGGATTTGCAGGCCCTATAAATTTAAAGGTTGATACTTTATTAGTAGATAAAGAAGTAGCTAATATGTATAATTTTATTGTAGGAGCTAATGAAACTGGATATCACTTTGAAAATGTTAACTATGGAAGAGATTTTGAAGGTATAGTTGGGGATTATAGAAATATAACAGAAGGTGAAAATTGTCCTGTTTGTGGTGGAAAAATAACAATATCAAAGGGAACAGAAGTTGGTCATATATTTAAGCTTGGAACAAAGTATTCTGAAGCTATGAATGCAAAGTTTATAGATGAAAATGGAAAGGAAGTTCCATTTGTAATGGGCTGCTATGGAATAGGTGTAACAAGAACAATGGCATCAATAATAGAACAAAATCATGATGAAAATGGAATAATATGGCCATTATCAGTAGCTCCATATCATGTTAATGTTATAGCAGTAAACATAAAAGATGAAATGCAGATGAAGGTTGCAAATGAAATATATGAAGAACTAAAGGCTTTAGGAGTAGATGTTATTTTTGATGATAGAAATGAAAGAGCTGGAGTAAAATTTAAAGATTCAGATCTTATGGGAATCCCAATGAGAATAACTGTTGGTAAGAAGGTAACAGAAGGTCAAGTAGAATTTAAATTAAGAACTTCAGAAGTTGAAAATATTAAGATAGAAGAAGTTGTAGCTAGGGTAAAAGAAGAGTTTGAGAAAAATAAAATATCTATTAGATAG
- the cysS gene encoding cysteine--tRNA ligase, with translation MKIYNSLTRKKEEFVPITPGEIKMYVCGPTVYNYFHIGNGRTFIIFDTIRRYFEYRGYKVKYVQNFTDIDDKMIKRANEEGTTVKDVGDKYIQEYYKDADGLNIKRASINPRATEFVEDIIEFISGLIEKGYAYEVDGDVYFRTNKFESYGQLIGQNLEDLKVGARINVDERKEDPMDFALWKAQKPGEPAWDSPWGKGRPGWHIECSCMAKKLLGETIDIHAGGVDLTFPHHENEIAQSEALTGKKFANYWMHGAFLNINNQKMSKSLNNFLTAREILKDYSADVVRFLMLSGHYRSPLNFSDDLLESAKSSVERMYNAISNLENLIDEVEKEKMDDNEREYLKSLDVYRQKYIEKMDDDFNTADAITAIFDLIKDINTNISINSSKELCQEVLSLIRELGSPLGILQNSTKLSLEDEVEELIRQRQEARKNKNFALADKIRDDLKARNIILEDTPQGVRWKIIK, from the coding sequence ATGAAGATTTATAATAGTTTAACTAGAAAAAAAGAAGAGTTCGTCCCTATTACTCCAGGAGAAATAAAGATGTATGTTTGTGGCCCAACTGTATATAATTATTTTCATATAGGGAATGGAAGAACTTTTATAATTTTTGATACTATTAGAAGATATTTTGAGTATAGAGGTTATAAGGTTAAATATGTACAAAACTTTACTGATATTGATGATAAAATGATAAAGAGAGCAAATGAAGAAGGTACGACTGTAAAGGATGTTGGAGATAAATATATTCAGGAGTACTATAAAGATGCAGATGGCTTAAATATAAAGAGGGCTTCTATTAATCCTAGAGCAACAGAATTTGTAGAAGATATTATTGAATTTATTAGTGGCTTAATTGAAAAAGGCTATGCTTATGAAGTAGATGGAGATGTATATTTTAGAACTAATAAATTTGAAAGTTATGGTCAGTTAATAGGTCAAAATCTTGAAGATTTAAAAGTAGGAGCAAGAATTAATGTAGATGAAAGAAAAGAAGACCCAATGGATTTTGCATTATGGAAAGCTCAAAAGCCTGGTGAACCAGCTTGGGATAGTCCATGGGGAAAAGGAAGACCAGGATGGCATATAGAATGCTCCTGCATGGCAAAAAAATTATTAGGAGAAACTATAGATATTCATGCTGGAGGAGTAGATTTAACCTTCCCTCATCATGAAAATGAAATAGCTCAAAGTGAAGCTCTAACAGGTAAAAAGTTTGCAAACTACTGGATGCATGGTGCTTTCTTAAATATAAACAATCAAAAAATGTCTAAGTCTTTAAATAACTTTTTAACTGCAAGAGAAATATTAAAAGATTATAGTGCAGATGTTGTAAGATTTTTAATGTTATCAGGTCACTATAGATCACCTTTAAATTTTAGCGATGATCTTCTTGAATCAGCTAAATCATCAGTAGAGAGAATGTATAATGCTATAAGTAATTTAGAAAACCTAATAGATGAAGTTGAAAAAGAAAAAATGGATGATAATGAAAGAGAATATCTAAAATCTCTAGATGTATATAGACAAAAATATATAGAAAAGATGGACGATGATTTTAATACAGCAGATGCTATAACAGCCATTTTTGATTTAATTAAAGATATAAATACAAATATTTCAATCAATTCTTCAAAGGAACTTTGCCAAGAAGTGTTAAGCCTAATTAGAGAATTAGGATCTCCTCTTGGAATACTTCAAAACTCAACAAAATTAAGTTTAGAAGATGAAGTGGAGGAACTAATAAGACAAAGACAAGAAGCAAGAAAAAATAAAAATTTTGCTTTAGCTGATAAAATAAGAGATGATTTAAAAGCTAGAAATATAATTTTAGAAGATACTCCACAAGGAGTAAGATGGAAAATTATAAAGTAA
- a CDS encoding Mini-ribonuclease 3: MLDDLRTREFTKEEARRLNPLQLALIGDAVFEIFIRNYILSNNVELSVHKIHVKAIHYVKAQAQSKIIKTIEESLEEDELYIYKRGRNTKSATIPKNADVIDYRNATGFEALIGYLYLSGNKTRLSEILEKSLEII; the protein is encoded by the coding sequence ATGCTGGATGATTTAAGAACAAGAGAATTTACAAAAGAAGAAGCCAGGAGATTAAACCCCCTGCAGTTAGCTTTAATAGGAGATGCAGTTTTTGAAATCTTTATAAGGAATTATATCTTATCCAATAATGTAGAGTTATCTGTTCATAAAATTCATGTTAAGGCAATCCATTATGTTAAAGCTCAAGCTCAATCAAAGATAATTAAAACTATCGAAGAAAGCTTGGAGGAAGATGAATTATATATTTATAAAAGAGGAAGAAATACAAAATCAGCAACAATCCCCAAAAATGCAGATGTAATAGATTATAGAAATGCAACCGGTTTTGAAGCATTAATTGGATATCTTTATTTAAGTGGAAATAAAACAAGATTATCAGAAATATTAGAAAAAAGCTTGGAAATAATATAA
- the rlmB gene encoding 23S rRNA (guanosine(2251)-2'-O)-methyltransferase RlmB, giving the protein MTKGNREARLRARMERELSEGKTKVKGQRGRDIENQFDDNLTSIDTREDLVIGRNAVMELLKGNRTIECIYIASGNMEGSIKAIINIAKEKKVVLKEVDRKKLDAMSNGMSHQGVIAQVTPFVYSEVEDMIKLAEKRNEDPFIVILDEIEDPHNLGSIIRTAELCGVHGIIIPKRRNVGITATVYKSSVGAIEHMKIAKVTNINSTIDKLKENGLWIYGADIEGKEYSYEVNFSGPCAVVIGSEGRGISKLTLKKCDKLVKIPMIGKINSLNASVAGGIMMYEVLKGRLLNK; this is encoded by the coding sequence ATGACAAAAGGTAATAGAGAAGCTAGACTTAGGGCTAGAATGGAAAGAGAGCTTTCAGAAGGAAAGACAAAAGTGAAAGGTCAAAGAGGAAGAGATATAGAAAATCAATTTGATGATAATTTAACTTCAATAGATACAAGAGAAGATTTAGTAATTGGTAGAAATGCAGTTATGGAACTATTAAAGGGGAATAGAACTATAGAATGTATTTATATTGCTAGTGGAAATATGGAAGGTTCTATAAAAGCAATTATTAATATAGCAAAAGAAAAAAAGGTAGTATTAAAAGAAGTTGATAGGAAAAAGCTTGATGCAATGAGCAATGGAATGAGTCATCAAGGTGTTATAGCACAAGTTACTCCTTTTGTTTATTCTGAAGTAGAAGATATGATTAAGCTTGCAGAGAAAAGAAATGAGGATCCGTTTATAGTTATTCTAGATGAAATAGAAGATCCTCATAATTTAGGATCTATAATAAGAACTGCAGAATTATGCGGGGTTCATGGAATTATCATTCCAAAGAGAAGAAATGTAGGAATAACTGCAACAGTTTATAAATCTTCTGTTGGTGCTATTGAGCATATGAAAATAGCAAAGGTTACAAATATAAATTCTACAATTGATAAATTAAAGGAAAATGGACTTTGGATATATGGAGCAGATATAGAAGGAAAAGAATATAGTTATGAAGTAAACTTTTCAGGACCTTGCGCAGTAGTTATTGGAAGTGAAGGAAGAGGGATATCAAAACTTACCTTAAAAAAATGTGACAAACTTGTGAAAATCCCTATGATAGGAAAAATTAACTCTTTAAATGCTTC